Genomic DNA from Bacillota bacterium:
ACGGGCGAAGTCATGGGCGTGGATACCGACTACTCGCGCGCGCTGTACAAGGCAATGGTGGCAGCAGGTATCCAGTGCCCGCCAAAGGGCAACCTGCTGGTGACCATCGCTGACCCCGACAAGCGGGAGGCGCTGCCCATCGTGGAGGAGTTCATCGCGCTGGGCTTTCAGGTTTATGCGACGCGGGGCACGGCAAGCTTCCTGCGGGAGCACGGACTGGAAGCGACGCCCGTTTTCAAAATCAGCGAAGACGGCACACCGAACCTGTTGCAGCTCATCCGCGGGCGCAAGATAGACCTTCTCATCAACACACTGACCCGCGACCGACAGATCGAGCGAGAGGGGCAAATCATCCGCCGCGCCAGCGTGGAACAGGGTATCCCCTGCTTGACTTCGCTGGACACCGCCCGCGCCCTGCTGAAAGCGCTGGAGGCGCTGCGTCGCGGCGACGATTTCATCGTGCGTACGGTAGATGAATACGCCTACGGAGTCGAACTGACCCCCGCATAGCGGTTTTGGGTCGAGCCAGAGTTTGTGGTAACATGCAGGCATCCAGCAAAAAGAGGTAGAAGAGGTATCGCATCGTGGCAAAGGAACGGATAGTTGGACTGATACAGCAGGCTTTGCAGCGAGCGAAAGAGGCAGGCGAGCTACCATTCACCCAGGCGCCTGAAATCGCGGTGGAGCCGCCTCGGGTGAAAGAGTTCGGTGACTTTGCCACCAATGTGGCGATGCTACTCACGCGCGATCTGAAGCGTCCGCCCCGCGAGATTGCCGACACCATCGTCAAACACCTGCCTGAAGACCGCCTGGTATCTAAGGTGGAGGTGGCGGGTAACGGCTTCATCAACTTCACGCTACATCCCCACTGGCTGCACGACGTGCTGCGCGACATCCAGCAGCAGGGTGAGGCGTACGGCAGATGGAGCATCGGGGAGGGCAAGCGGGTGAACGTGGAGTTCGTCAGCGCGAACCCGAACGGTCCCATTACCGTCGCGCACGGGCGCGGAGGGGCGATTGGTGACGTGCTTTCGAACCTGCTCGAAGCGGTGGGCTATCAGGTCACCCGCGAGTTCTACGTGAACGATGCAACCAACTCTCTGCAGATGCGACATTTTGCCCGCTCGCTGGTGGTGCGCTATCGGCAGCTGCTGGGTGAGGATATCGAACTGCCCGAAGACGGATATGCGGGCGAGTATCTCATAGACATCGCGCGGGAACTGCTGGAGAAGGAAGGGGCGCATCTGGCAGAGGGCGACGAAGAGGCGGTATTAGAACGCTTCCGCGCCTACGCCGAGGAGGCGATGAAACGCCAGCAAGAGCAGGACCTTGCGGACTTCGGAGTGGTGTTCGATGTCTGGTTTAGCGAAAACAGCCTGCACACCAGCGGACAGGTAGAAGCGGCTATCCGCGAGCTGAAAGAGCGTGGCTATGCCTACGAACACGACGGGGCCATCTGGCTGCGCTCTACTGCCTTCGGTGATGACAAAGACCGCGTGCTGGTGCGCAACAACGGACAGCCTACCTACATCGCCGCCGATGCCGCCTATCACAAGAACAAGTTCGAACGCGGTTTTGATTACCTGATAGACATCTGGGGACCGGACCATCATGGTTACATCGCCCGCACGAAGGCAGCGGTCGCTGCGCTGGGTTATCCCGCCGAGAACTTTGAGGTGCTTATCTACCAGATTGTGCGCCTGTTCAAGGGCGGAGACCTGGTGCGCATGTCCAAG
This window encodes:
- the argS gene encoding arginine--tRNA ligase; this encodes MVAKERIVGLIQQALQRAKEAGELPFTQAPEIAVEPPRVKEFGDFATNVAMLLTRDLKRPPREIADTIVKHLPEDRLVSKVEVAGNGFINFTLHPHWLHDVLRDIQQQGEAYGRWSIGEGKRVNVEFVSANPNGPITVAHGRGGAIGDVLSNLLEAVGYQVTREFYVNDATNSLQMRHFARSLVVRYRQLLGEDIELPEDGYAGEYLIDIARELLEKEGAHLAEGDEEAVLERFRAYAEEAMKRQQEQDLADFGVVFDVWFSENSLHTSGQVEAAIRELKERGYAYEHDGAIWLRSTAFGDDKDRVLVRNNGQPTYIAADAAYHKNKFERGFDYLIDIWGPDHHGYIARTKAAVAALGYPAENFEVLIYQIVRLFKGGDLVRMSKRAGNVVTLRDVLDEVGKDAARFFFLMRSHDSPLDFDLELAKKESSENPVYYVQYAHARICSMLRVAAEQGWVVPSASETDLSPLQHENEVALMKKLDEFPEEVLEAATERTPHRLTRYSMEVADAFHKFYDTCRVVGEAESVTRARLVLVDATRIVLRNVLRLLGVNTPERM